The genomic window GTGTTGTGGGagacctgaggagttctcatgagaaacctctGGGGAGTCACCAagaactcctggggagtgatctctccagcagctgccactTTGTTTATTcccagctgctttcagtctcacagggtcttacacagatctgaattgctcacctttgatttttctgtacctacagGCACAGAAGGCAGTTCTACCCCACTTGCCACACAGAGATGGAACTAAATTGTGTGTATTTGCCCCGTGGGACGGGAGTGCTGAGGGATCaaacagctggcacagcacatgccctgccctgctgtgcagcTGGGGACAAATCCTGCAccaggcagtgcccacagggatGGTGAGGGGGCTCTGTGGCTTCCTCGCTCAGTGACACCAAACCACCTGCTGCTGTCCTcgggcagtgccctggcacacccacagcagggacccctctgccctggcacacccacagcagggatctctctgccctggcacacccacagcagggacccctctgccctggcacacccacagcagggatctctctgccctggcacactcaCAGCAGGGatctctctgccctggcacactcaCAGCAGGGATCTCTCTGCCCTGGAAGATCCCACAGCAGGGATCTCTCTGCCCTGGAAGATCCCACAGCAGGGATCTCTCTGCCCTGGAAGATCCCACAGCAGGGATCTCTCTGCCCTGGAAGATCCCACAGCAGGGATCTCTCTGCCCTGGAAGATCCCACAGCAGGGatctctctgccctggcacacccacagcagggatctctctgccctgcacacccacagcagggatctctctgccctggcacacccacagcagggatccctctgccctggaagatcccacagcagggatctctctgccctggcacacccaCAGCAGGGATCATTCAGCACCAGAAGTGCCTGGGGACAGTGCCCTATGGCACCAACAGCTGTGAGTGCCAGTTCACCTCCTTGCAGCTGCTCAGAACACACGTAGGAGACTCCCAATATCATCTTCTTCCACAGGCAGTCAATCCTTTAAGGATGCTGGATAAAAAAGCCCCCCAGGCATTACCAGCAGGGAGGAATGCCCACCAGAAGACCCCCTGTAACCCAGGCAGGGgatggcagcactgccagctgagTCACAGCTCCTCAATATGTGCCCCTTACCCATTAACTCTCCAGCCCTTGATTGCAGTTTGCTCTTTAAATGGAAGTCCTGGATTGATTCAAGGCTTTCTGAACTCATTTCTGCTTGAGAGTTATTAACTCTGCCAACAACTCAATCAACCTTACCCTGTCTcaaacaaacccagcacagaaataaaaaggcaacTCTTAAATATCagataaaagcagcaaaagaagaaacaggcatttatttttcaggggTTTGATTTAGTCATGTGAGCAGAAACCTCAACAAGGACAACTGAGATGAGCAGCCAAGAAAAAGATGTAAATCTGGGCCATTAGAGAAAAAGGGTCAAGATGATTTATAGAAACCCCCTGACCTGATCCAGGACCACACACTTTCACTCTACACTGTGCTAAAAGGAACTTCCTCTTCTTTAtgcacatggaaaaggaaatacagtaTAATTTTCAGGAGAGAAGagctatttttaaacaaaaccaaaagcaggaCAGAGGATTATAAAGCCTGAAACAAGCAACAAGCCCTGTCACTCATCACTGTGCACCTGAAACACGGAGGAGTCTGGAAGCACTCAAGGTTTGATGACCCTGCAGAATGAAACCACCAAACTCACTTCACCCAAGTGATGAAATCAGTCCATTTTGCCATGTAAAACTATCACCTGTCTGGCTGAGATTCAGAGGAACAACCTCCACTGAGAGGGTCTTTCACAGCACTGAGGATCACCCCAGGAAGTGAAGGGTCCACTGCACTTGCACCCACCACTCCTCCCCTcacaccagcccagcccctcgAGGACCCAGCAAACAGCACTCAGGAATTCCTGTGTCTAATTTTACGTGGTCAGTGAATGTGGACAAACCAGAGAAACGGAGCTGGGAGTGGGATAAAAATGGTAATTAATGCAGAAAGCTCCCGAAGCTGAATGGCTGAGCAGCACAAAGCATTAATGATCCCATTTAGGGGCTATTAGGAACTGCTCTGCTCAGATGAGCCACACTCAGAATAAACCCCCagcacctgcacacacacaaaaaggacCAGGAAGGAAAAGTATTCCATGACAGACACACACAATAGTTAATCAAAAATGCTTGTTTCTCAGGAGTGTGTAAACCCCAAATGGTTTCggtgtgagggttttttttaacacaacCTCCTGATTTCTGAGCACACCATCCAAATATTGGACAGCACATCCTATTCCCTCGGCAATGTAGCTGTTCAAATGTTGTGTTTGATGAGGAGATAATTGTCTGCAGCGCGGGGAAAACACAAAATGCACACACAGTGTTGGGTTTACACCACACCACTCCCACCTCATCACCACCCCCTCACTCTGTCACGCTCCTCTGCTCAACCCACAtccagcaaaaccaaacaaggctctgctgtgacacagagccctggctgggacggctcccctgcccaccctcactcCCCAGCAAACCCCAGCCACTCCGGGCTAGGatggccagggctgtgccatggtTTGTGCCACTGCCACCCTGCAAGTCTCCCAGTGGGATATTCTACCATTTCCCTGGTCTAGAGAATGTTCAGCCCCTGGGCTCCCACCCGAGCAGTGCCCCGGGGGACGCTCTTTGCAGGGCTCAGCACCTGCCTGTgagcaggggcagccctggagaCACCCCAGCAACGCCCCCAccacaggggctgctcctccgCGGGGCAGGAACCGCCACCAGGAGGGAAATCCGCTCcaggggcacaggcaggagctgggggagctgcaccagccactgctgcctctCCGGAGCACCCGAACCGGGGGGGACCCGCCCCACAGCCCGGAGAGGGGCTGGGGccgcagggctggggctggggccgggcctcgggggctgccagggctgggcagggacaggcagggacagggagggggtTTATGGCTCTGGGTACCGGTCCCACCCCGGGAGGCCCCGCCGGGCGCGGGCGGTGACTCACTCGGTGATCTTGGGGTCGAGGTTGCCGATCCAGAGGCGGTGCCCGTCCTGCAGCGCGCCCTCGGACAGGATGGAGGCGTTCTCGAGGGGCAGCGCCTGGCGGCCCGGCTCCATGGCTGGCTGTGGGGCGGCCCctgggcccggcccggcccggtcGCCGTCGCCGTCACCGAGACCGCGGGGCCGCGCAGGCCTCGCCCCGCCCCCGGCGCCGCGCCATGACGTCACGCCGCGCCCCGATGACGTAGGCGGGACGCGCAGGGCCGCGCGACGGTGAGCGAGGCGGCGGCGCCCGCCCGacccccctcagcccctcacagaccccccCTCAGTCCCCTCACTGCCCCCCGGGCCCAGCGATCCCCAGACCCGCTCCCGCTGCCCCTCGGACCCGGCCCGCCCCTCCGCGGGGCACCGAGCGGCGCTCGGGCCGGGCCGGCACGTcccgggcaggggcagcggcACCGGGGGGCGGGGCCTCGCGGGGGGCggggcccggggcggggggcggggcctggCGAAGGGGCGGGAGTTCAatgggtgtggccaaggggcgTGTCCTGCGCGCACgtgcgcggggccggggccgcagGACCCCcgccctggggacagggatctGGGACAGGGATCGGGAACAAGGGACGAGGATCTGGGACAGGAGTCGGGGACAAGGGACAAGGGACGGGGATCTGGGACAGCGATCGGGGATCTGGGACAGCGATCGGGCATCTGGGACAGGGATCCGGGACGGGGATCGGCAACAGGGAGCCGGAGCGCGCCCAGGGCCGGTCTCGCCGGTGGCCGGTCCCCTCTCTGGCCAGTCCCCCGGTGCCCGTGCCCCCCGCTGGCCGCCCCCGGCTCCGCGGGGCCCGACCCGGTCCGTGTGGCCGCAGGTCCGAGCGCAGCAGCGCCGCGGCTCCAGCGTCGCCCCGACCGGCCCTGGCTGGAATAAACCCCCGCGGGGAGCCGAGGGTGTCGGACCTGGCGTGGCAGAAATTAAAGTTTCAGCACGGCTACGGGGCCGAGCTCACCGCGGGCTCTGTGTCCGTGCCCACGGGGGCAGATGTGCCAAGGGCACAGCGATCGGTGGGCACGGGCTGGCGGCCACCGAGCCCCTTCCTCTGCAGACTCCCAGACCCAGTGCCCACTGACACCACAGAGCTGCCACCTTGTGCCCATGGGTACCGCTCAGACCTGAATCAGGCTGGGTTTAGCACACCGAGTAGCCCCCCCGCCTCTCTCTTTTGCAGGTGGgtcagaggagctgtggggatGGCCCTGGCACTGCGATGGCTCCGGCCCCTCCCGTCCCTGCTGCATCGGGTGCCCTTCCTGGGCACCAGGGGGCTGCCAGCGGCTCCCCCGGGCtggcctgccctgctgctggagagctgcagccagTGTGGCCATcaggtgctgctcagcagaCAGCTGGCTACCAAAAAGGGtaaaaacagcagcttttttcctggttttgcaACACATCCCTCTCTCTATAATGTATATTGGCTCATGTGCTCAAGTACTGGGTTGTTTACTCACTAAAAAGTACAGTTACTTCAGTTTATCTTAGACTCAGTCCTGAATCTGACAGGTactttaatgttttctttctgttttctagtGCAGCAACTGTTgtcagaaataattaatttggggtttttatgcAATCTGCAGCTAAAGGCAAAGGGCAGAGTCAAGCCAAAGTGAACATCAGTGCTGCCCTCGTTGAGGATATCATCAATTTGGAGGAAACCAGTGAAGACATGCAGGCAGTCATTGAAGCTCTGAAAGAAGATTTCAGCAGGAACATCAGTGTTAGAACCTCACCAGGTTGGTGACTTCCTTGCATGATGCTCTGTGGTCTGTAAACAAGGGTACAAATGCTAGCAAGAGAACTCAGATTTTGTCCAAattgattttcttcttctggaGTTACTCACTGAGCACCCAATTGCTCCAGCCCTGACATCCCAGCTAAAGGCTTCCTTCACCCTGAGCTTGACCAGGAAGGATCCATTTTTGTTAATAGCTTCCTGGAAAGAGCTTTTGTAAGTGGGAGATGTCAAAAGTCTCTAACTGAACTGTTTGCAGATGTGATGGAGAAGCAGGTTGTCAGCTAATGGTGCAGTAGGGCAGGAAAAATCCAATTGCCATTAAATTAGCCTTTTGGAAGCTGCCATCAGGCTGGTGTCTGGCATGTACAAACTTTGTTCTGCTGTGCAGCTTCGTGGGGAGTGACCTGTACGAGCCTGGCTCTCTGGTGGATTTTGTGCTTTAGGAAAAACTGTGAATGTATTTGGCCAAGCTACAGTTACTATAACACTCTGGAGCTCTGCATTTGTAAGGGTATCAAGTTTCAGGGATAAAATTTAACATTAAACAATGACCAAATTGGAGTCATTCACCACCCCAGCTCTGGCAGGGGCACTTCTGTCTTTAGTGGAGTTGGAAAGTGTAGCTCTGTCTCTTAACTATTTATTTTAACCATAGGTAGGGTTTAATTGCACTGATAAAGTCCCTCCTGTCCCATGTGCCTTTTGGCCTGGTAACATTTtgcagcagaaaggagagagcaGATTAAGAGTAGCTCAGGGAGAAACTGAATACTTTAAATTAGGCAGTGTACAACACCCCTCTGGGGACCTGGGAAAAAAGGGGTTTAAGAGAGCACTGCTAAGTTAAAGACAATATTTGTCTTGACTTTTATAGCAGCATTTTGATTTTCTGTAAATACTAAGAATTAAGAAATAACGATTTCCTTTTAATTCTTAACAATCCTGCTTAGTTTTCCTATTCTAgcagcaaaaacaaacaagagttttgttttcatgttttcatgctTTAGAGTAGCTTTGAAATATTTAGCTTGTGAATACACAGGGGGTGCCTGAACACAAACAGCACCTGAAGTCTgaataaacatgtttttttcctttgtaacttCTATATTTTGCAAAGCAGGAGGGAAGTGGGACACTGcagatgtgttttatttcagcacTGCTAAAACTGCTGTATCACACTGAAAGTGCCTGTGTTTGGTGTTTTCAGGGGTCCTGGATCACGTAACTGTGATGACCAAAGATGGGAAGTTTCCCCTGAACCAGCTGGGGCAGATCTCACAGAAATCACCACAGCTCATTATCGTGAACATGGCCAGTTTCCCAGAGGTGAGGAAGGACACGTTGGGAGGGATAATTACCACGGGAACAAACAGGTTGATGCTGAGCAAAGGAACACTTGGACAAAGTCAgtcagagctggcagggctgagagctctgcctgggctgtgtCACTTGGTGCTGACACAGAACAGAAGGGTATTCTGGTGCTGACAGtgattccccagccctgcctggctcagGGAGCAGCTCACCTGCAGCAGTGAGGGGTCAGAGCAGAGTTCCATGCTGGGTTTGCTCTCAGGGTTGTATCCTGTGAGTGCCACAGTGCGAGGGCTTTGCTTTGGGGGCTGCTTTCCTGCCAGCTGGATCTGCAAAGCCACACTAAGGGACAGACAggattccctgtgccctgccagccctccaTTTCCCATGTATGgcacccagcagtgctgagcacaccCCTTGGGCAGCATCTGCAGGTCAGAGCACAAATTGAGCACTTTAGGTTATCTTCTGTGAGAGAAAAATTCCCTTAATTTTCTTCAGGAGCCTCAGACTTGCCCCTTAAGGAGGCAGCAAATGCAAATCCCACCTTGGGCTCCAGCCCTCGtggtccctgcagctcccacaggcaGGTGGAGCAGGagcaagggcagggacagtgatgCATctcaccccagggctggagctttgcCAGGGCTCATCTCTATTTGTTTTGCAAAGGCTTTCCCCAGTTAGTTAAGTCAGCAAAGTCTCAGGGGAGGTCAGTGTGAGGCACTTGATGCCTGAGTGTTCCTCAAAGtgtgcagaggctgcagaatgGAGGCCCCTCATCGGTGGGTGCGCTGAGGTCCCGCAGAGCCGGCgctgagaggggcagggaaggcaCTCCATGGTTACCCCGTGTCAAACAGGACCTCAGGCTGAGCAATGGGCATGGGAGGAATTAAACATCCTCTCTATAGCATTGCCAGCATTTTCTCTCTAAGTCAAAGGACCAATTGTCACATGAACTACTTCTCTCACTACAGTTGCTTTATACCCTAATGGTTCTGTGATAGACTGAACTCTTTAAAACCATTACAGACATGATTACTTGATGTCATTGTTTACAGCATATAGTCAGTACCTCATGACATTGAGAAGAGAATAAAATTGCCTGAAGAGTCAGAGAAATACAATAATCATAGAAAAAGACTTGCAGGGCCAAAGTCTGTTTGCTCAAGAGTTATGAAACCAAACAAGACTGTTTTTTCAAGtgtggt from Pithys albifrons albifrons isolate INPA30051 chromosome 20, PitAlb_v1, whole genome shotgun sequence includes these protein-coding regions:
- the MRRF gene encoding ribosome-recycling factor, mitochondrial, yielding MALALRWLRPLPSLLHRVPFLGTRGLPAAPPGWPALLLESCSQCGHQVLLSRQLATKKAKGKGQSQAKVNISAALVEDIINLEETSEDMQAVIEALKEDFSRNISVRTSPGVLDHVTVMTKDGKFPLNQLGQISQKSPQLIIVNMASFPESTAAAMKAIRESGMNLNPEVDGTVIRVPVPKVTREHRESLAKLAKQSTNKSKEALRKVRSKSISQVKKFKSKVSEDTLWLLEKQIQQMADEAVAEMDKLLAAKTKELLG